Sequence from the Myxococcales bacterium genome:
GTGAAGGGTCGCCTCGACTACGAAGGCAACATGGTGGTCCGTCCCGTCGTCGAGGTCACGTCGATCGCGGGCTTCAACCTCCCGTTCACCATCGACCTCGCCGGCATCGCCGACGCCCAGGTGCCCTACGGCAACGACAAGACCAAGACGCCCGGCGATCTCGACGGCCCGCTCGCCGTCAACTTCCCCAAGGCCACGTTCCACATCGCGCTCCCGAACGTGAAGGTCCGCACCAAGTCGCTCGACATGGGCACCGTGACGCTCGGCCAAGAGGTCAAGAAGACCGTTCAGATCGACAACACCGGCGAGATGGGCGCCACCGTCGAGTTTGAGAGCACCGATCCGCAGTTCAAGGTCGGCAAGGCGACGCAGATCGCCATCAAGGGCAAGTACGAGCTCGAAGTGCTGTTCGTCCCGCAGAACGCCGGCCCCGCGGCGGGGAAGATCCTCGTCAAGTCCAACGACCCCAACGAGTCCAAGGTCGAGATCAACGTGACGGCGAACGGCGCCAAGCCGCTCGCCGCGCCGCCGCCGAAGGCCGAGGAGCCGCCGGCCGTGGTGGCCACACCCGGCAGCGACAGCGGCTGCGGCTGCGACGTCGTGGGCCAGAAGAAGAACCAGACGACGACGCTCCTCGGTGGCGCGCTCTTCGCGCTCGGCCTCGCCGGCCTCGCGCGTCGACGCCGCAACTGAGCGGCCGGCTGTAGCCGACTCTAACGGCTCGATGGAAGGCTCGCCTCGGCGGGCCTTCTTCGTTTTGTCCGCACCGAGAGGGCGAGGCTCCGTGTGGCCGTGGACGGCGACCGCCGACGGTATTAGACCGCCTGCATGCCCGACTTCTTCGACCTCGCGAGGCACCTGTCCCCCGAAGAGCGCTCCATCCAGGAGAGCGTGCGTCGCTTCGTCGACGCTCGCGTCCTGCCGAGCATCGGTGAGCACTTCGAGAAGGGAACGTTCCCCACCGAGCTCATCAGCGAGATCGCCGGCCTCGGTCTACTTGGGTGCAATCTACAGGGCTACGGCTGCGCCGGTCTGTCGGAGACCGCGTACGGCCTCGCGATGCAGGAGCTGGAGCGCGGCGACTCAGGCGTCCGCAGCTTCGCGAGCGTGCAGGGCAGCTTGGTCATGTACCCCATTCACACCTTTGGCTCGGAGGCGCAAAAGGAGCGTTACCTGCCGAAGATGGCGAAGGGCGAGATCATCGGCTGCTTCGGCCTCACGGAGCCGGATCACGGTTCGAACCCGGCGGGCATGCGCACCGTTGCCATCGACGACGGCGCCCACTGGGTCCTGAACGGCACCAAGCGGTGGATCACCAACGGCAACGTGGCCCAAGTCGCGCTCGTCTGGGCCAAGGTCGGCGGCCCCGAGGGTCTGGTCCGCGGATTCTTGGTCCCCACAGAGACGAAGGGGTTCGAAGCGCGCCTCATTCACAAGAAGATGAGCCTCCGCGCCAGCGTCACCAGCGAGCTCATCCTCGAGGACGTCCGCGTCCCGAAAGACGCCGTGCTCCCCAACGTCGTCGGCATGAAGGGCCCGCTCTCATGCCTCACGTCGGCGCGCTTCGGCATTGCGTGGGGCGTCATCGGCGCGATGCACGCGTGTTTTGATTCGGCCCTCGACTACGCGAAGCACCGCGTTCAGTTCGCCGGCAAGCCCATCGCGTCGCACCAGCTCGTGCAGGCAAAGTTCGCCGAGATGCTGACGCAGATCACCTCGGCGCAGCTCATGGCCCTCGAGGCGACGCGGCTCAAGGAGCAGAAGCAGCTCCGGCCGCAACACGTGAGCATGATCAAGCGCAACAACGTGCGCGCAGCCCTCGAGATCGCGCGAACGTGCCGCGACATCCTCGGTGGCAACGGCATCACGCTCGAGTACCCGGTGATGCGCCACCTCTGCAACCTCGAGACGGTCTCCACCTACGAGGGGACCCACGACGTGCACACGTTGATCTTGGGGCAAGACGTGACCGGGATCAGCGCCTTCGAGTGACGCGCCGCCTAGCGGGTCACCGCGCGACGCGGCTTGGAGGGCAGAGCTTGCCGCTCAGAGAGACAAGTCGAGCGTCATCCGGAAGAAGACGCCGTTGGTCGAGAGCGCCCCGAGCTTCGTGCTGGCCACGGGCCGCGGATCGTCGCGGTCCGTCGGTTCGAGCTTGAGATTCGCCGCCGTCGCCAGTTGAACGCCGACCTCCGGCGTGAGCCAGAAGCGCGCGCGATGCCGCGTTGGCGCCGCGTGCGGCCCCAGAAGGAGCGAAGCGCCCAGCGAGAGGTCCGTAGCAAAGGACCAAGCCGAGCCGCGAAGCTGGCTCGGCGCCGAAGGATCGGTGACGTCGAAACGAAGGAGCTGCGCACCGGGCGCCACGCGAGCGAAACCGTAGACCAGAGGCCGTGGGTGAAAGCGCGCCTCGATGGGAAGCGCGAAGCGCTCCGACGTGAGGCCTGCAGCGAGGCCTCGCATCGAGGAGCCTCGACCGCCGTGATCCCACGCAAGGCCCGCCGCGAGCGCGAACCGATCCCGACCGAAGAGCGTCCGCGACGCCGCGAGCGTGACGCCGGCGAGCGCGTCGCCCTTCGCGAAGGCGTCGAAGGTCGAGTCGCCGACGGATGCGACCCGGAAGCCGAGCGACATTTTCCAAGAGTCTCGCTTGGTCCCCGAGCTCTCCCGTGAGGACGCGACTCGGCTCCTCCGCGGGCTCGGCGCCACCGGGCGACTCCTCGCTCGGCGACGACGGTGCTGGAGCCGGCTGCGCGCGTTCGACGGTCGGCGGAGCAACTGGCGCGGCGGCTGCCCCCGTGGACGGCGGAGGCGACGGCGGTACCGGGCCCGGTACCGGGGCTGCCGCAGGCTCATCGGCGCGCGCGCCCCCGGCGAGGGCAGACGAGGCCAGGAGGAGAGCAACGCTGAGCCGTCGCCGCATGAGCACGCGCATCACTGCACCCCTTCCAAGAGAAGGCCTGAATAGGCGACGGTGCGCGCCGGATCGGGCGTCAGTGCGTCGAGGAGCGTCAAGCCGACGGCGCCTCGCGCGTGCACCGCCACGAGGGCCCGGCCACTGGGTGCCTCGATGTCGTAGACGGCGTCGATGTTTCGCTCGACGTCGAGCGTCTGGGGTCGGGCGTCCGCGAGCCCGATGGCCGCGAGCTTGCCGGTGCCTGGTTGAAACGCCCAGGCTCGAGCGCCGTCGGAAGAGACCTCGAGCGAGAGGGCGTTCGCCGTCGACACGAGCGGCGAGGCCGTGCGGTCCTTGAGGTTGAGGATCGCGAAGCTCGCGGTGCCGGAGGCGCCAGAAGTCCCGCGGCCAAGCTCGAGCACCTTGAGCTCGGGTCGCGGCGGCGGCACGTCCTTGACGGACGCGACGGCACCGCCGACCGAGACGAACTCAACGGAGCGATAGGGCACGCCGCTCGTCCTGCCCAGAGACCAGAACGCGACGCCCGCCCCCGAGCCGCCCCAAAGGAGCGCCACATCGGAGCTTGCCGCCGGAGCGGCCACGGCGGCAACGTCTCGCGTGACGAGCGACACGCGCGTGAACGGTGCCGGCAACGTCACCTTGTCGGTCACGCCGGTCTCGGGTTCGACGAGCACGGCGCTGGAGATGCCGGGGACGATCGCGGCGAGTCGAAGACCGCCGTCGGTGCGGACGAAGGCGAGATCCGAAGGCGGGCCGCCGACGTCGACGAGGTTGACGGTGGGCGAGAAGTCGTTGGCGTTGGGGGGCGGCGTGGTGCCTGCCGCCGCCGCCGTCGCCGGTCCGAGGGTGAGCGTCACAACGCTCGAGTCGCTTTCGCTGCGAATGGCGATGCGGGTGTCGTCGTTGCGCGTCGGCTCGCCATCGTCGAAGACGAGGCCCGCAGGCTTCAGCACCTTGCTCGTGCTGCCGCTGCCGAGGCGCACCGTGATCTCGGGGCGCTCCGGCTTGTCCTTCAGGTGATCGAGGTCGAGCAGCGCGACGTCTTGCTCCGTCTCGGCGATGAGCAGTCGCCGCGAGCCCCCGGGGAGCGAGAGCGGCGGCGTGAACGTGAAGCGGCGAGGCGTGCCGCCGAAGCTCCGCAGCGTGCGGGAGGTGGCGGCCGAGTCGGTCGACGGATCGTCGAGGTCGAGGACGACGACCTCGTTGGGGTTCTCCACAAACGACGCCTTGAGGTTCGCCGTGC
This genomic interval carries:
- a CDS encoding acyl-CoA dehydrogenase family protein; the encoded protein is MPDFFDLARHLSPEERSIQESVRRFVDARVLPSIGEHFEKGTFPTELISEIAGLGLLGCNLQGYGCAGLSETAYGLAMQELERGDSGVRSFASVQGSLVMYPIHTFGSEAQKERYLPKMAKGEIIGCFGLTEPDHGSNPAGMRTVAIDDGAHWVLNGTKRWITNGNVAQVALVWAKVGGPEGLVRGFLVPTETKGFEARLIHKKMSLRASVTSELILEDVRVPKDAVLPNVVGMKGPLSCLTSARFGIAWGVIGAMHACFDSALDYAKHRVQFAGKPIASHQLVQAKFAEMLTQITSAQLMALEATRLKEQKQLRPQHVSMIKRNNVRAALEIARTCRDILGGNGITLEYPVMRHLCNLETVSTYEGTHDVHTLILGQDVTGISAFE